In Pseudomonas sp. FP1742, the DNA window CGCGTGGCCAGAATGTGAATGGACGTAAGGGCGGATACACACTGGAGGGACCTGCTCTGAAGCGCTAGTTGTCGGGAGGTGCATGCCCTGTTCCCCCAAGGTGTTTTCAAACTCGCGCAGTTTTGTATTGGGCTCCTCGCTGAATGCTTTCAACGTGAGTGTTGCCCATAGATCGGTTTGCCTGATATCCGGTCGCGGCCCCAACAGATCTTGTGCGCGCAGATACCAGAGCTTCGCGTCGGTCAGGCTGTCGGGAGACAGTTGCCGGTAAGCGGTGTCGCCGCGATTGAGCAGAATATCGAGGTAGAGCATGTACAGGGCTTTGCGAAAGTGCACGGGATGACTCAGTGCAATCTGGTGCGGATCCTGTGGCCCCTGGAGGGCGTAGCTGGGTTGGCCGGGTTTGGAGGATGTGCCGGTGATCACTGGCACCGCGTTCCAGTAATCAGGGTTGCTGCCACTGGCTGCTTTTCGGGCGGGATTGAACAGGTAATGCAACCAGCGTTCGGCTTCACCGTATTGGCGCTCCTGGTTAAAACGGTGTGCCACCAACCAGGGCAGGTAGAGGAACAACTCGACGAAGTAGCGACCGTAGGCGCCGTAGAAGTCCAGTTGCTCAGGTGGTTTTCCGTCTTCTAGGGGGGGCTCTTGCAGGTGCTGAGAGGACCAGCTCAGCAAGGTGTCCATACTGTCTTCGGCGCGTTCGATCAGGTGTCTGGCGAAGGTGATGTTCATTCGAATGGGTTGGCGAGGCGGGGCTTTCGGGACCTCGCTGTGTGTTATTTCAGACTCCTTGAAGTCGATGAATTCTGTCGTACCTAACGTGCGGTCCAGACGTGACTTGATATCTGGCGCTGACGTTTTGGCGGTGATGAAACTGCATTGGAGCAATTGCGGTTTGGAGGATGGCCAGCGCTCCAGCAGCGCAATAAGCGTCTTGTCTTGCATGGCATCCAAGTTTTTGCGAGGCAATACCTTTGAAGTGATCAAAGAATCTTTGTCGATCACCAGCGACATGCAGAAGTCGACATATGGAATATTAAAATCTTCGCGCTCAAATTCACCGATATGCAAAACAACGCAGAGTGAGGCGGACGATTGATCACAGGTCGCGATGGTTCTTGTGATCTCTTTCAGCTTCGCCAAGTTCCGGCCTTTAATGGCTTCGTCCGAACCGTAACCTTGCACGCATGTCTGCGGTGTACTCCAGCTCCCGTCATATTTTTTGAAACACATGTTCAGACGAAACAAGGGAAAGGTTTTGTTCTTGTTATCTTCATTGCTCACCTGATCCTGATAGATACATTCAGCCCAGATCACATATAAGCGATTGTTGAACATGACCGGGCGAATGGTGTGTTCGATGGTGCTGTCGGAAACAGGCAGATTGATGCGGTGCCAGTCGGACCACGCTTGCGGTTCCGGGGCATCATATTTGGCAGTCCGGGAGCCGGGTACGAAGGGGCGACAGGCCATGTCCAGCGAGCGCCAATACCATGTGTTGGCGGCACGGGATCTGGCAATGAAGTAGTAAGTGCTGTTGGCGAAATCGCTGCCGTCGATATAGCCATTGACGATTTTCAGGTTGGCCACTTCCTCGAGTCTGTTCAGATAGGCCAGCACCGCCGTTTGCACGGATTGGGCCGTGAGCTGATTGCGGTTGAGGTCGTTTTCCAGTTGCTCGAAGCTTGCGGTTCGGGTCTTGCGCAGCGTTGGATCAAGGTAGGCAGCCGGAAAATAGTAAAGACGCTGATTGGTCGCCCATGCCTGATAGTGATGCATGACGGTGCGCCAGGTGTCGACTTGGTCGGCTGGAATCTGCGCGGTGTGATAACCCGGTTCCATGTTGGCCAGAATACTGTTGATGTACTGCTGAAGACTGGCAATCGCGCAGGCTACCGGGCTGGTCGGCACGTCCTGGCTGACCAGTACATCAAGCAGCCAATAGTGGTAAAGGTCATCGGCCGTTTTGAGGTGCTCTGCGATCTTCAAGGCTTTCAGCGTCACGTCTTGTGGAGCGATCGCCGACAGATAGAGCCCGAGCTGCGCATCACGCAGGCTTTCGTTAAGTTGTTTTTCAATAGCAACAGACATGTTCATTCCTTGAGCATGTATCGGGATTAGTGACTGGCCGCGATGATGGCTTCACCGACCGTTTTCCATTGAGCGGTCGAACTGTTGTTGTCGAGCGCCGCGGCACCCAGCAGGGCGGTCGTGCCAAGCCCGGTGGCTTTACAGGCGCTGTGACAGCGCATGACCCAATCGATGTCCTTTATCGTTTGGGCTCTCCTGAACGGCAGCTGCGAGGTGAGCACGATGACTTCAGCCGCTGTCCAGTTCAGTAACTGGGCCAGACGTTCGTTGACTGCGCTTGTCTCGTGATTGGAGAAATTGGCGAACTCCAGGTAGCTCAGCAGGTTTTCTTCCGGCTGCTGATAAGCGCTCATGAAGTGGTTGAAACGATCGAACAGGTACAAGGTTTTGAGCGACAGCCTCAGTTGTCCGTCCGGCGTGTCCAGCCAGCGGGCAGTGTTCAGAAGTGCGCGCAGTGCCTTGTTACTCAACTGCAACCGGACAGCGGCTTCGGTATGGCGCAGAAGTGGATGCAACGTGCGCGCAAGTTCGTGTGGATTTTTTGAGCCCAGGGCCGCGGTGAGAATTTGATGGACTGAGGTGTTTGCCCATATCACGACGTCTTTTGCACAGTTCATGGGCAGCAGGAATGTTTCCTGTAGAAACGCTTCGATCAGATGCTGCTGGCGATCATGGGCCTGAAGGAGAAGTTTCTTTAATTTCTGCTTGCTCTCATCTTTGAGCTTCCGGTTTTTGCCGGAATCCTTGTCCAGTTCGAATGCTTCGTCATCGATAACCTTGCTCAGTTCATCGGCCAGCTTCTTCGGTACATCGTCTTTGATCGTGGGGGCGAAATCTTGTACCAGGCCTTTGACATCAAGCAGGGGTTTATCCAGCGCCGCCCGCCAATCAACCTTTTCCGGCAGTACCAACGTTGCCAGCTCTTGTGCGGTGACCACGCTCATTCGCGCGTCGGCCATGAATTGGGTGAGGTATTGCTGCAAATCCCCCAACGGATAATCGCCGCCGGTTTGTAATTCAAGAACACGTTGCAGCATCGGTATGTCGTAGGCGGACTCTTTGACCCAGTGGGTTATCCAGTCCAATTGCATCAGGATGTCGAGGAGCTCGTCGCCGGTTGCCATACTCCGGGAGATGCGCTCCCCACCCAGCAAGTTGGCCAGCGTCGAACTTTCGCTGATCGAGAGACCGAACATTCGCGCAATGCGTGCCTGGCGATAAATAGACGACAGCGTGCGCAAATCGCATTTGAGCGAGCCCAGGTATTTCTGCGTATTTTTGACGACCCGCAGTAGCGAGTCCTCTGTCAACGGCAATCCCAAGCTGATGCTCAAGTGTTGGAGGATGGTGTGTGAGACGGGGTCGGAATTATCCGCCCGGAAGACACGCCCATCGAGTTTCAGGGGAGTGTCGAATACTCGGGCCTGATTGAACACCTTGTCGAACAGGGCGATGTTATTGCCGGTCGCACAGGGTGATACCTGATGCAGCAGCGCGGCGAACTCTTCAGCCGTGAGCGAATATTTGCGATTCAGGTAACGATAAACGCCGAGGGCACGGAGGGTATCGCTGTCGAGTTGCATCCGGGCATTACGTGGCCGCTTCCATTCAAATGCGCTGCACAGAAGGCTGTCCAGTTCGGAGAAAGGGATGTTGAGCCAGCGCTGGAGGCGAATCATTCGATGCAGGCGTTCGAGTTGGTCCTCGGTCACATTCGCGATGACCCCGGGGCTTTTCTCTCTGTCCAGCGACATGCTTGTTTCAGTGGTCGCGAGCGGACCGTT includes these proteins:
- a CDS encoding neuraminidase-like domain-containing protein yields the protein MSVAIEKQLNESLRDAQLGLYLSAIAPQDVTLKALKIAEHLKTADDLYHYWLLDVLVSQDVPTSPVACAIASLQQYINSILANMEPGYHTAQIPADQVDTWRTVMHHYQAWATNQRLYYFPAAYLDPTLRKTRTASFEQLENDLNRNQLTAQSVQTAVLAYLNRLEEVANLKIVNGYIDGSDFANSTYYFIARSRAANTWYWRSLDMACRPFVPGSRTAKYDAPEPQAWSDWHRINLPVSDSTIEHTIRPVMFNNRLYVIWAECIYQDQVSNEDNKNKTFPLFRLNMCFKKYDGSWSTPQTCVQGYGSDEAIKGRNLAKLKEITRTIATCDQSSASLCVVLHIGEFEREDFNIPYVDFCMSLVIDKDSLITSKVLPRKNLDAMQDKTLIALLERWPSSKPQLLQCSFITAKTSAPDIKSRLDRTLGTTEFIDFKESEITHSEVPKAPPRQPIRMNITFARHLIERAEDSMDTLLSWSSQHLQEPPLEDGKPPEQLDFYGAYGRYFVELFLYLPWLVAHRFNQERQYGEAERWLHYLFNPARKAASGSNPDYWNAVPVITGTSSKPGQPSYALQGPQDPHQIALSHPVHFRKALYMLYLDILLNRGDTAYRQLSPDSLTDAKLWYLRAQDLLGPRPDIRQTDLWATLTLKAFSEEPNTKLREFENTLGEQGMHLPTTSASEQVPPVCIRPYVHSHSGHAIDAPHSRLPFNPVLLPRWEKLESRLHNLRHNLDIVGRPLRLALFAAPAASNKQLGANPARAAEPGLAQRLGTEIPPYRFSTLHAHAQSAVDTVIQFGETLMSFIERSEQASYQELQQQHIWDIATLAVDLQTQALKIDQKNREALLASKAIVENRRDYYGQLVNEVVNQEEVTAAAFHLEGRIAEAGAHAAHAGGQGLKVVPNIFGLADGGARLEGGALAMMAMAQGVATAAYGTGEALERAAQYRRRHQDWTLARDQAKLEIAQIDAQLAVEVERETASRLLLQQTQTSLAQARTAYTLLSQRFTNSQLYQWFTHQLSSFYYQVYDSTFSLCQFTERSWRYETADSTTQAFFQNQSWNSTYRGLGPGERMKLGLMKMKNAWLLGNERELEIRKTVSLRVLHAKEEVRESVTDTSASASKQSINKPWEDIKSTLIKNGSCEFELTETLFEDDYPGHRLRRIKSISISLPAVLGPYEDIRATLTQTSSEVFLPGPDKKSMKNLRANQQIALSTGVDDSGLFTLSFQDERYLPFEYTGAISKWQLSFTNHTAQKSMLESLTDIIVHVQYTARATGGAQ
- a CDS encoding Tc toxin subunit A; this encodes MDDIPVVNTPADNKKSSLIDTLTETYAPDGKSKEFAELFKAAPEITSVFDITGMTEAAFKDRLANAINNDETLKAHAESIDTGALYSDARCYAAQISHLYREQRTSDGTAQDQWHPLGIRAVEKQGPTYTHLFKENWNDACRNDSIAAIDSPVAYLRALYRFALQLESSASSSADEKANRITLAKRRPDLADLSIDQQSTFTAQPMLGIVNGILDQNIQEALKTTDDKGKSTYDVLAQRYYPFALPYEFFHRQCLLGLNADKPTLGELNYLASEYLPVTQHYGSLFGMVQNASSDQAQRLMSGLGPKQQALLTELPWAQKLVSDPTLAKLPRAELSTQKDDYWKKIYGTASISDLKKIPTFLERTELEAEQLEALLAQGKHAPNTSVHYLLSPPYTQPYGARYVNGPLATTETSMSLDREKSPGVIANVTEDQLERLHRMIRLQRWLNIPFSELDSLLCSAFEWKRPRNARMQLDSDTLRALGVYRYLNRKYSLTAEEFAALLHQVSPCATGNNIALFDKVFNQARVFDTPLKLDGRVFRADNSDPVSHTILQHLSISLGLPLTEDSLLRVVKNTQKYLGSLKCDLRTLSSIYRQARIARMFGLSISESSTLANLLGGERISRSMATGDELLDILMQLDWITHWVKESAYDIPMLQRVLELQTGGDYPLGDLQQYLTQFMADARMSVVTAQELATLVLPEKVDWRAALDKPLLDVKGLVQDFAPTIKDDVPKKLADELSKVIDDEAFELDKDSGKNRKLKDESKQKLKKLLLQAHDRQQHLIEAFLQETFLLPMNCAKDVVIWANTSVHQILTAALGSKNPHELARTLHPLLRHTEAAVRLQLSNKALRALLNTARWLDTPDGQLRLSLKTLYLFDRFNHFMSAYQQPEENLLSYLEFANFSNHETSAVNERLAQLLNWTAAEVIVLTSQLPFRRAQTIKDIDWVMRCHSACKATGLGTTALLGAAALDNNSSTAQWKTVGEAIIAASH